One window of the Candidatus Phycorickettsia trachydisci genome contains the following:
- a CDS encoding LPS-assembly protein LptD, which translates to MKNLVNQIFKYLCLLIPSLGYSMLFNGTNLFTDQLHYDERKGSFVAKKNILIVRDDDLLLADEFEFDTKTHSWKFKGLVMLQEGGGHIVTGYDLIAEDHFNQLEFRSGFLSLPKNNMTITADRIERNYHDFDFDAPCYTACTRGMFQNPIWQIKAKTANFNSKTQVVEAKKVRFEVFGKPIFFMPYMKFTGPKSLHQNGFLIPSISHGKTLNTPFYVRRKSNVDLTITPRFKLKPTNIIMESEFNHLTSSGSYKVQGSLMKTDEFSTNKSVLQYHLFSNGQFKIKDYDAGFNLKRTRNSGYLKKYYDIQDPYLVSDIWMQKINGPDYIRFEALDFQDLRSEDERSFWLQDTFVAPLIRTKKVWNIGDDLYLSIQNNHLFYKAGSRYNALRSSNALALTKVIQIYDHQIDLSLYDKFDFYGYKYRCLDQQDTGTFARNLPEIHTTWRYQIFSNKFIIEPIASFNSSLGRYKELKIPTIDSDKNGLADDLNLFRHNMFYGKDYDEHKKRLSYGVNLLFLDRNTYSAFLGKKHDLYDARRSQIVGSASISNKSAEIYYKFNLSDKFKLNLGQLGITRFTDDWSLDVSLFNIRYNTTRILGLGTNVRYNINENWSIGGGANVDLAKNPFILTKSVEVTYNYDCVRIFAKIGSNFSKDGLDHKKRKTWSDFSFQIGLKSLNM; encoded by the coding sequence GTGAAGAATTTAGTTAACCAGATTTTTAAGTATTTGTGCCTTCTGATTCCTTCTTTAGGATACTCAATGCTTTTTAATGGAACCAACTTATTTACAGATCAGCTTCATTACGATGAAAGGAAGGGCAGTTTCGTAGCCAAAAAGAACATCTTAATTGTCCGTGATGATGACCTTTTACTTGCTGATGAATTTGAATTTGATACTAAGACTCATAGTTGGAAATTTAAAGGTCTTGTAATGTTGCAAGAGGGTGGGGGGCATATTGTGACAGGTTATGATTTAATCGCAGAAGATCATTTTAATCAGCTTGAATTTCGAAGTGGCTTTTTAAGCTTGCCTAAAAACAATATGACAATTACAGCTGATAGGATTGAAAGAAATTATCATGATTTTGATTTTGATGCTCCTTGCTATACTGCCTGCACGCGGGGTATGTTTCAAAACCCGATATGGCAAATAAAGGCTAAAACTGCTAATTTTAATTCCAAAACTCAAGTAGTAGAGGCAAAGAAAGTACGTTTTGAGGTTTTTGGTAAGCCCATTTTTTTTATGCCATATATGAAATTTACGGGACCTAAATCGTTGCATCAAAATGGATTTTTAATCCCATCTATCTCACATGGTAAAACCTTAAATACACCTTTTTATGTACGTCGTAAGAGCAACGTGGATCTGACAATAACTCCTCGTTTTAAGCTTAAACCAACAAACATAATTATGGAAAGTGAGTTTAACCATCTGACATCCAGTGGTAGTTATAAGGTGCAAGGAAGTTTAATGAAAACAGATGAATTTTCCACAAATAAGTCAGTACTCCAATATCATTTGTTTAGTAACGGGCAGTTTAAAATTAAAGATTATGATGCTGGTTTTAATTTAAAAAGAACTAGAAATTCAGGGTATTTAAAAAAGTATTATGATATCCAAGATCCATACTTAGTCTCTGATATTTGGATGCAAAAAATTAATGGTCCTGATTATATAAGGTTTGAAGCTTTAGATTTTCAAGACTTGCGCAGTGAGGATGAAAGATCATTTTGGCTTCAGGATACATTTGTAGCGCCCTTAATTCGGACTAAAAAAGTTTGGAATATAGGAGATGACTTATACTTATCCATTCAAAACAACCATTTATTCTATAAAGCTGGCTCTAGGTATAACGCCCTTCGCAGCTCTAATGCCCTGGCATTGACTAAGGTAATACAGATATATGACCATCAAATAGATTTGAGTCTATATGATAAATTTGATTTTTATGGTTATAAGTATCGTTGCTTAGATCAGCAAGATACGGGTACTTTTGCTCGCAACTTACCTGAGATACATACAACATGGAGATATCAAATTTTTAGTAATAAGTTTATAATTGAGCCTATTGCATCATTTAATTCAAGTCTTGGGAGGTATAAAGAATTAAAGATACCAACTATAGATTCGGACAAAAACGGTTTAGCTGATGATCTAAACTTGTTTCGTCACAATATGTTTTATGGCAAAGACTATGATGAGCATAAAAAACGCCTCAGTTATGGGGTGAATTTGCTATTCCTTGATAGAAACACATACTCGGCCTTTTTGGGTAAAAAACACGATTTATATGATGCTCGCCGCAGTCAAATAGTAGGCTCTGCAAGTATCTCTAATAAATCTGCGGAAATTTATTATAAATTCAATTTGTCAGATAAATTTAAACTAAACCTAGGTCAATTAGGCATAACTAGATTTACTGATGATTGGAGTTTGGATGTTTCGCTTTTTAATATACGTTATAATACAACCAGGATACTTGGATTGGGAACAAATGTGCGTTACAACATTAATGAGAATTGGTCTATAGGGGGAGGGGCAAACGTTGATCTTGCAAAGAACCCTTTCATTTTAACCAAATCAGTGGAGGTGACATATAATTATGATTGTGTTAGAATATTTGCTAAAATAGGAAGTAATTTTAGTAAAGATGGTTTGGACCATAAAAAGAGAAAAACCTGGTCTGATTTCTCCTTCCAAATAGGTCTTAAAAGCTTAAATATGTAA
- the ubiB gene encoding 2-polyprenylphenol 6-hydroxylase — MKTLGGLLRLIHVISKYRIFDEFIKIKGSIFTRFFYRILVIIFSPIRSSGKLVDALKELGPIYIKFGQTLSTRPDIIGQKACQDLKDLQDRLEPFPFEELKQIFHKETGKIPDEVFANFDEQSVAAASVAQVHKAVLNSGEVVAVKVLRPGIKIKCQQDLKILNFLARIISRLYPQTNNFKFLEVLEIFEGSMKMELNLRMEAANSSELKDNLSSDIGIYIPPVHWDLTTEKVLVTKWVEGISIYDVESIKAQGLDPIEISERVAIMFFEQTYRDGFFHADMHPGNIFVTLEGQIALVDFGIMGRLSPKDRVSVAQILQGFLRRDYMQVAKVHLKAGYIPKDTDLALFAGYCRSICEPIVGLALKDVSISKILAQLFQVIQEFGLDIQPQLILLQKSMILIEGVGKILNPDINMWELAYPWMEKWTIKNLGFEARIVKFISKIKQSIEKQLCEEFS; from the coding sequence ATGAAAACTTTAGGGGGATTGTTAAGGCTAATTCATGTAATTAGTAAATATAGGATTTTTGATGAATTTATCAAAATAAAGGGTTCTATATTTACCCGATTTTTCTATCGTATTTTAGTAATTATTTTCTCTCCCATCAGATCCTCTGGGAAATTGGTAGATGCATTAAAAGAGTTAGGGCCTATTTATATCAAATTTGGACAAACTCTCTCTACTCGTCCAGATATTATAGGACAAAAAGCATGCCAAGACCTAAAAGACTTACAGGATCGCCTAGAGCCTTTCCCATTTGAGGAACTTAAACAAATTTTTCACAAAGAAACCGGTAAAATTCCAGATGAAGTATTTGCAAATTTCGATGAGCAATCTGTTGCCGCTGCTTCTGTTGCACAAGTTCATAAGGCAGTTCTTAATTCAGGTGAAGTAGTAGCTGTTAAAGTATTGCGTCCCGGTATTAAAATTAAATGTCAGCAAGATCTGAAAATATTAAACTTTTTAGCTCGTATTATTTCCCGCCTTTATCCTCAAACTAATAATTTTAAATTCTTAGAGGTACTCGAGATCTTTGAGGGCAGTATGAAAATGGAGCTAAATTTGCGAATGGAGGCAGCTAATTCATCAGAACTAAAGGACAACTTATCTAGTGATATCGGAATATATATACCACCTGTGCATTGGGATTTGACTACAGAAAAGGTACTTGTGACAAAATGGGTAGAGGGAATCTCGATTTATGATGTGGAATCAATCAAAGCTCAAGGGTTAGACCCAATAGAAATTTCAGAAAGAGTAGCGATTATGTTTTTTGAGCAAACATATCGTGACGGCTTTTTTCATGCAGACATGCATCCAGGTAATATATTTGTAACATTAGAAGGACAAATTGCTTTGGTAGATTTTGGCATTATGGGAAGGCTATCTCCAAAAGATCGAGTCTCTGTTGCGCAAATCTTACAAGGCTTCCTGCGTAGGGACTACATGCAGGTTGCAAAAGTGCACTTAAAAGCTGGATATATTCCAAAGGATACTGATCTTGCATTATTTGCAGGATATTGCCGCAGTATTTGTGAGCCAATTGTAGGTCTTGCTTTGAAAGATGTGTCAATTAGCAAAATTCTAGCTCAGCTTTTTCAGGTGATACAAGAATTTGGTTTAGATATACAGCCTCAGCTCATTTTATTACAAAAGAGTATGATTTTAATCGAAGGTGTAGGAAAAATTTTAAATCCAGATATTAACATGTGGGAGCTTGCTTATCCTTGGATGGAAAAATGGACGATTAAGAATCTTGGTTTTGAGGCTAGGATTGTAAAGTTTATTTCCAAGATTAAGCAATCAATTGAAAAGCAATTGTGTGAAGAATTTAGTTAA
- the ubiE gene encoding bifunctional demethylmenaquinone methyltransferase/2-methoxy-6-polyprenyl-1,4-benzoquinol methylase UbiE yields MYTSSFISDVFTSVASKYDIMNDAMSFGLHRLWKKQFCSLVKNPGAKILDVATGSGDIAFGLYKRALNLGLTPDIIGVDINPAMLSLAKVKKLEKNITCGLDFMEADSTDLPFKDNTFDYYTISFGIRNIPDISEALQEAHRVLKPGGKFLCMEFGKPCLPGIKQAYNFYSNYFIPKMGSLIAGNRDAYQYLVDSIRAFPDRKKFLSMMQAAGFKISYGRSLNFGVASIYEGYKA; encoded by the coding sequence ATGTATACTTCATCTTTTATCAGTGATGTATTTACCTCTGTTGCAAGTAAGTACGATATTATGAATGATGCAATGAGTTTTGGTCTGCATCGCTTATGGAAAAAGCAATTTTGCTCCCTAGTCAAAAATCCCGGAGCTAAAATATTAGATGTAGCAACAGGAAGCGGTGATATTGCATTTGGATTATACAAAAGGGCGCTGAATTTAGGATTAACCCCTGATATTATTGGGGTGGATATTAATCCCGCAATGCTTTCTTTGGCAAAAGTCAAAAAACTTGAAAAGAATATTACCTGTGGTCTAGATTTTATGGAAGCAGATAGTACAGATCTTCCCTTTAAAGATAATACTTTTGATTACTATACTATATCTTTTGGTATAAGAAACATTCCTGATATATCTGAAGCTTTACAAGAAGCTCATCGAGTATTAAAACCAGGTGGAAAATTTTTGTGTATGGAATTTGGTAAGCCTTGTTTGCCAGGTATTAAACAGGCTTATAATTTTTATTCCAATTATTTTATACCTAAAATGGGAAGTCTCATTGCTGGTAATAGAGATGCCTACCAGTATTTAGTTGATAGTATTAGAGCATTCCCTGATCGTAAGAAGTTCTTAAGCATGATGCAAGCGGCTGGTTTTAAAATTTCTTATGGAAGGAGTTTAAATTTTGGCGTTGCTTCTATCTATGAAGGATATAAGGCATGA
- a CDS encoding LptF/LptG family permease, whose amino-acid sequence MNICFQYILKSYFKRLFSVLFITALVIYLTNSFELLGRFRDHKPLFLLQLSGLKLPYLISEISPLICMLSVLWLVNNLVKQNEFIIFFNNCISIRRIIKYLVLINLCFSLFLLLFISPISSRYLAQYDQTIDYLRGYDVSRDNLFFKLKGEKFIHIESLRNNLLSGITIAEVQANDLKRTTFCSLGRIKQAGQWNLEDCDIKDGNVQTHQDNYILQTNVKKKDIRYFEYSPYHLPFWNLPNLVVSLQKLGMPSSFVELYFYKQITRPLVVILFSLMPFFFFDLEKHKIWLNSSYVIVASFTGFLFLSVIANILTHYTNSAVLCSIVPIAVFLFFILFRISHI is encoded by the coding sequence ATGAATATTTGTTTTCAGTATATACTCAAGTCTTATTTTAAAAGACTGTTTAGTGTATTATTTATCACTGCACTCGTAATTTATTTAACTAACTCTTTTGAATTACTGGGAAGATTCAGGGATCACAAACCTCTTTTCTTACTTCAGCTGTCTGGACTTAAGCTTCCTTATCTCATTTCTGAGATAAGTCCTTTGATTTGTATGCTTAGCGTTTTGTGGCTTGTTAATAACTTAGTTAAGCAGAATGAATTTATAATTTTTTTTAATAACTGCATTTCCATCCGTCGCATTATAAAATATCTAGTCCTTATTAACTTATGCTTTAGTTTGTTTTTATTACTCTTTATATCACCTATATCAAGCAGGTATCTTGCACAATATGACCAAACTATAGACTACTTAAGAGGCTATGATGTTAGTCGCGATAATTTATTTTTTAAGTTAAAAGGAGAGAAATTTATTCACATAGAAAGCTTAAGAAATAATTTACTTTCTGGTATTACGATAGCAGAAGTACAAGCCAATGATCTTAAACGTACTACTTTCTGTAGCCTAGGCAGAATTAAGCAAGCCGGTCAGTGGAACCTGGAGGATTGTGATATTAAGGATGGAAATGTTCAAACTCATCAAGACAATTATATTTTGCAAACTAATGTTAAGAAAAAAGATATTAGATATTTCGAATATAGTCCTTATCATTTACCATTCTGGAATTTACCTAATTTGGTTGTTTCGTTACAAAAATTAGGTATGCCTAGTAGTTTTGTAGAGCTTTATTTTTATAAACAAATTACAAGACCTCTTGTGGTAATTTTATTTTCATTGATGCCGTTTTTCTTTTTTGACTTAGAAAAACACAAAATATGGCTTAATAGTTCTTATGTAATTGTTGCAAGTTTTACTGGATTTTTATTTTTAAGCGTAATAGCAAATATCCTAACGCACTATACTAATTCTGCTGTTTTATGTAGTATAGTTCCTATAGCTGTTTTCTTATTTTTTATATTATTTAGAATTTCGCATATATAA
- a CDS encoding sodium:solute symporter, which produces MNLDLVLFSAFLILSLFLGIISSKKVTNISEYAIGNRDFSTATMVATLIATWVGSSFVSYGIIETYRRGIYFLIPAAIDASLLFFIGWIFAPRMGEFLGKISIAESMGELFGQRSRMATVAFSLIRSIGSLAVQFKVAAKIMELIFGTSGEYATIMSAVIVITYSTLGGIRAVTFTDIIQFFTFGCVMPIITIVVWQALGEGNGTMVWNTITTSPLFDYKLAFNLNNPGFYEMLAMCMVFIIPEFQPTIFQRISMGSSVGQVVKSFKIAGLLCLLVQCVAIGLTILVYSDNPNVNPDDLVRYIINHYTHYDGFKGMVAVGIMAMLMSSSDSLINSISIIFAHDLCKPLKIINSKNELLIARLASIVSGLIAIFIALKVSSILNLMISIYGLYLPVVSIPFIFAIFGFRSSEKSVLFAMTGSLITIFLWKVLFSDSTIDSFIPGIIASIIFLFGTHYLTGQPGGWVGIKDKEALIAIKQQRSFKLGQFFHSIINFDFVKPLEKNSPNSEVMYVYTGFFCFLSFYLNLITVNYDHTFGKFFEVAVPIVLCMATSLFLYPVWP; this is translated from the coding sequence ATGAACTTAGACTTAGTTCTTTTTTCAGCTTTCCTCATTTTGAGCCTTTTTCTTGGAATAATCAGCAGTAAAAAAGTCACCAACATTTCAGAATACGCGATTGGCAATAGGGATTTTTCTACAGCAACAATGGTGGCTACATTAATTGCAACTTGGGTTGGAAGTTCATTTGTTTCGTATGGAATAATTGAAACTTATCGTAGAGGGATCTATTTTCTAATACCAGCAGCTATAGACGCATCCTTATTATTTTTTATTGGATGGATTTTTGCTCCACGTATGGGAGAATTTCTAGGTAAAATATCTATAGCTGAAAGTATGGGGGAGTTATTCGGTCAAAGAAGTAGGATGGCCACAGTGGCATTTAGCTTAATTAGATCAATAGGTTCATTAGCTGTGCAGTTTAAGGTTGCAGCCAAAATTATGGAACTTATTTTTGGCACCTCTGGTGAATATGCAACCATCATGAGTGCGGTTATAGTAATTACCTATTCTACCTTGGGGGGAATTAGAGCGGTAACTTTCACTGATATTATCCAATTTTTTACATTTGGTTGCGTGATGCCCATAATTACTATAGTTGTTTGGCAAGCATTAGGTGAAGGCAATGGTACAATGGTATGGAATACTATTACTACTAGTCCACTTTTTGACTATAAACTTGCTTTTAATCTTAATAATCCTGGATTTTATGAAATGCTTGCTATGTGTATGGTATTTATAATTCCAGAATTTCAGCCCACAATATTTCAAAGAATATCCATGGGAAGTAGTGTAGGACAAGTAGTAAAATCATTTAAAATAGCTGGACTACTTTGTTTATTAGTACAATGTGTAGCAATTGGACTAACGATATTAGTGTATAGTGATAATCCCAATGTAAATCCTGATGATCTGGTACGGTATATAATTAATCATTACACTCATTATGATGGTTTTAAGGGTATGGTTGCTGTAGGTATTATGGCTATGCTTATGTCTAGCTCTGATTCTTTAATAAATTCAATATCTATAATCTTTGCACACGATCTTTGTAAACCTTTAAAAATTATTAATTCTAAAAACGAGCTTTTAATTGCTAGACTTGCATCTATAGTATCGGGTCTAATAGCAATATTCATTGCTTTAAAAGTCAGTAGCATCCTAAATTTAATGATATCTATTTATGGACTATATTTACCAGTGGTCAGTATTCCTTTCATTTTTGCAATTTTCGGTTTTAGAAGCTCCGAAAAATCTGTATTATTTGCAATGACAGGATCATTGATAACTATATTTCTTTGGAAAGTACTTTTTTCAGACTCAACAATAGATAGCTTTATACCAGGAATAATAGCAAGCATAATTTTCCTCTTTGGCACCCACTACCTCACAGGCCAACCAGGAGGATGGGTTGGTATAAAAGACAAAGAAGCCCTCATTGCTATCAAGCAGCAAAGAAGTTTCAAGCTTGGTCAATTCTTTCATTCCATAATAAACTTCGACTTCGTCAAGCCTCTAGAAAAAAATAGTCCTAATAGCGAGGTTATGTACGTCTATACAGGCTTTTTCTGCTTCCTATCCTTTTACTTAAACCTAATTACCGTTAATTACGATCATACATTTGGTAAGTTCTTCGAAGTTGCAGTGCCGATAGTTCTTTGTATGGCAACGTCTTTGTTTCTGTATCCTGTCTGGCCGTGA
- a CDS encoding sensor histidine kinase, whose product MRVIWNIAVFYSLVFVGFMFAIASNFASPQVMILMVNLIVIALLVRWQWALTMILGGILVAWRFSNYHFYELIAANQGSIKLQITYILLLMSSLLLIFLKPKQEGRTLAMARIKHLKSKILSYEACMIQAMSSNSKVQNLDQYYEKDGDNMSIAHMFFDFYENLSHEEQKETARLILRSVMRLENFEANLANIDALARDDVSLRKEEIDFTYLIQDRLRICRKLYEEEGNEKNFILNISENVKILGDRFYFEQMVDNLIINAIMYCTSKTITIHLEKFGPNSLRLYIRI is encoded by the coding sequence GTGAGGGTAATTTGGAATATTGCTGTATTTTATAGCTTGGTCTTTGTCGGATTTATGTTTGCCATAGCCAGTAATTTTGCCTCTCCTCAAGTAATGATCTTGATGGTTAATTTGATAGTAATAGCTCTTTTGGTCAGATGGCAATGGGCTTTAACTATGATACTAGGGGGCATTCTTGTTGCATGGCGTTTTAGTAATTACCATTTTTATGAACTAATTGCTGCTAATCAAGGGTCTATAAAACTACAAATTACCTACATATTGCTATTGATGAGTAGCCTGCTTCTCATATTCCTGAAGCCCAAACAAGAAGGTCGGACATTAGCGATGGCAAGGATTAAACATCTCAAAAGTAAGATTTTGTCTTATGAAGCATGTATGATACAAGCCATGTCATCAAATTCTAAGGTTCAGAATTTGGATCAATATTATGAAAAAGATGGGGATAATATGTCTATAGCCCATATGTTTTTTGATTTTTATGAGAATTTAAGTCATGAAGAACAAAAAGAGACTGCGAGGCTGATTTTGAGGAGTGTTATGAGGCTTGAAAATTTTGAGGCTAATCTTGCAAACATTGATGCACTTGCTCGGGATGATGTCAGCTTAAGGAAGGAAGAGATAGATTTTACTTACCTCATTCAGGATCGTTTGAGAATTTGTCGTAAGCTTTATGAGGAGGAGGGAAATGAGAAGAATTTTATTCTAAATATCTCAGAAAACGTTAAAATACTAGGCGATAGGTTTTATTTTGAGCAAATGGTTGATAATTTGATTATCAATGCCATTATGTACTGCACTTCGAAAACTATAACAATTCATTTAGAAAAGTTTGGACCTAATTCTTTAAGGCTTTATATTAGGATTTAG